The following coding sequences lie in one Calypte anna isolate BGI_N300 chromosome 7, bCalAnn1_v1.p, whole genome shotgun sequence genomic window:
- the TTLL4 gene encoding tubulin polyglutamylase TTLL4 isoform X2: MSDSLMPRVLWLYMASAGPERADLGPELEKSIGLTSGTLLAGRPQPRQTWHLAQQQVKPIWNSEKKNASAFQSYSLLPSGIPLQQSCLLCVPSLSHAHPSEDALLSPPSAQSCLDPGGIPLLCQRSCPKPQSCGFPFQNPQNTSSAEGSVMASSVMEPSLLPALVEEHSGTGVKGSALSSDQQASSSYRPVLSSNSFLQPSSSKVPFLQSLEIKKAKSTHSAPAASSLHSRKDGDSSHSNLVHRAMKNSDFVLEKTTIPSVRCCEPSSAVLRKDQCSWKDSERRAHSLKEKEQQISLTKAVQQLGRQTATCNGSGHKAESSGLTNVGRLSHCNSRWGQHIIAQLTPKETITPLNLEVGGHRLSSSSSPAGTKGAAVCTKRISARLLASRAGSADHKADSRCVSRLSPPDGDRVARAEPSPLAAIHRVTAQVSTIQLEEEEKQASPALPDKPDSSVTAEQSPLELSHPQDEVEEELPDGLGDSCSEEEDDDEDSDSDASSLTGVSTPGSVALVSRKCVEYLAQPTEAQEKELKPALVCSLFPNVPPTIYFSTRDEAVEKLPWEQRKLLRWKMCTVTPNIVKQTISRSHFRVSKKNNDWLGCWGHHMKSSGFKAIKEHQKLNHFPGSFEIGRKDRLWRNLLKMQARCGKKEFNFFPQSFILPQDIKLLRKAWEEGASSQKWIVKPPASARGIGIQVIHKWSQLPKKRPLLVQRYLNKPYLIGGRKFDLRIYVYVTCYDPLRVYLFKDGLVRFASCKYSSSMKSLSNKFMHLTNYSVNKKNTEYKPNSDETACQGHKWALKALWSYLTQKGVNSKAIWEKIKDIVIKTIIASEPYVNSLVKMYVRRPYCCHELFGFDIMLDENLKPWILEVNISPSLHSNSPLDVSIKGQMIRDLLNLAGFVLPSTDSVASGPQTRTSTTCSMGSALKEEPKPTSEHFMAEKMKKAYYLTQKIPDQDFYSSVLDILTPDDVRILVETEDEYSRRGQFERVFPTHISMRYLPFFEQPRYFNILVTQWEIKYYLNKHQGLELLKNWCVKGYHTGAGTDLAQMWSLPKSFFPQKSSIQWNSFSKLELGRLRMESPFSCSTLLPSAGEDPTRSLEPSPTQGLPLNMCTGGVKQKPDGSLLDTTLAM; encoded by the exons ATGAGTGATTCGCTCATGCCTCGTGTGCTATGGCTCTACATGGCCTCTGCAGGACCAGAACGCGCTGATCTGGGCCCTGAACTGGAGAAGAGCATCGGGCTCACATCAGGCACCCTTCTGGCAGGGAGACCTCAGCCACGCCAGACCTGGCACCTTGCTCAGCAGCAAGTGAAACCCATCTGGAATTCAGAGAAGAAGAATGCGAGTGCTTTCCAGAGTTATAGCCTCCTGCCCTCAGGGATCCCTCTGCAGCAATCCTGCCTTTTGTGTGTGCCGTCACTAAGCCATGCACACCCCAGTGAAGATGCTCTCCTGAGCCCACCCTCAGCCCAGTCCTGCCTGGACCCGGGTGGgattcctctgctctgccagagGTCCTGCCCCAAACCCCAGTCCTGTGGGTTTCCTTTCCAAAACCCTCAGaacaccagctctgctgagggAAGTGTGATGGCTTCCTCGGTGATGGAGCCCAGCCTGCTGCCTGCACTAGTTGAGGAGCACTCGGGGACTGGAGTGAAAGGCTCTGCCCTTAGCTCAGATCAGCAAGCTTCCAGCTCCTATAGACCAGTGCTCAGTAGCAACTCTTTTCTACAGCCAAGCAGTTCTAAAGTGCCTTTTCTGCAGTCTCTGGAAATCAAGAAGGCGAAAAGCACCCACAGCGCCCCTGCTGCCTCATCTCTCCACTCTAGGAAAGATGGAGACAGCTCCCACAGCAACCTGGTACACAGAGCAATGAAAAACAGTGACTTTGTGTTGGAGAAAACCACAATTCCCTCTGTGAGATGCTGTGAGCCCAGCAGTGCAGTCCTCAGGAAGGACCAGTGCTCATGGAAGGACTCTGAGAGGAGAGCTCACAGtttgaaagagaaagagcagcagatcAGCCTCACAAaggctgtgcagcagctgggaagacAGACTGCCACATGCAATGGCTCTGGACACAAAGCTGAAAGCTCTGGCCTTACAAATGTGGGCAGGCTGTCCCACTGCAACAGCAGGTGGGGGCAGCACATCATAGCACAGCTCACCCCAAAAGAAACCATCACTCCTCTGAACTTGGAGGTGGGTGGCCATCGCCTTAGCAGCAGCTCAAGCCCTGCAGGCACCAAGGGTGCTGCTGTCTGCACTAAGCGTATCAGCGCCCGCCTCCTGGCCTCGCGTGCTGGCTCTGCAGACCACAAGGCTGACAGCCGGTGTGTGAGCAGGCTGAGCCCCCCtgatggggacagggtggcCAGAGCAGAGCCTTCACCCCTTGCTGCTATCCACAGAGTCACAGCTCAGGTGTCCACCATCCAActagaggaagaggagaagcaggCCTCGCCTGCGCTGCCGGATAAGCCTGA TTCTAGTGTCACTGCTGAGCAGTCACCCCTGGAGCTCAGCCATCCCCAGGATGAAGTGGAGGAAGAACTTCCTGATGGCCTGGGTGACAGctgcagtgaggaggaggatgatgatgaggaCA GTGACTCAGATGCTTCCTCTCTGACTGGTGTGTCAACCCCTGGCTCTGTGGCTCTGGTGTCCAG GAAATGTGTCGAGTACCTGGCCCAGCCCACTGAGGCTCAGGAGAAAGAGCTAAAACCAGCTCTTGTCTGCAGTTTATTCCCTAATGTGCCTCCAACCATCTACTTCAGTACTCGGGATGAGGCAG TGGAAAAGCTGCCgtgggagcagaggaagctgctgcGATGGAAAATGTGCACAGTCACACCAAACATAGTGAAGCAAACCATTAGCAGGTCCCACTTCAGAGTCAGCAAAA aaaacaaTGACTGGCTGGGTTGCTGGGGCCACCATATGAAATCTTCTGGCTTCAAAGCCATCAAGGAGCACCAGAAG CTAAACCACTTCCCTGGTTCATTTGAAATCGGGAGAAAGGACCGTCTGTGGCGCAACCTGTTGAAGATGCAGGCTCGGTGTGGAAAGAAGGAGTTTAACTTCTTTCCCCAGTCCTTCATCCTGCCCCAGGACATCAAATTACTCAGGAAAGCATGGGAGGAAGGAGCTAGCAGCCAGAAATGGATTGTGAAACCA cCAGCATCAGCAAGAGGCATTGGTATCCAGGTCATCCACAAATGGAGTCAGCTCCCCAAAAAAAGACCGCTGCTGGTACAGAG GTACTTGAACAAGCCCTACCTCATTGGCGGGAGGAAGTTCGACCTAAGGATCTACGTTTACGTCACTTGCTATGACCCCCTCAGGGTCTACCTGTTCAAGGATGGCTTGGTTCGCTTTGCTAGCTGCAA GTACTCGTCCTCAATGAAGAGCCTCAGCAACAAGTTCATGCACTTGACAAACTACAGTGTGAACAAGAAGAACACAGAGTACAAGCCCAACTCAGATGAGACTGCTTGCCAGGGACACAAATG GGCCCTGAAAGCTCTCTGGAGCTACCTGACCCAGAAAGGAGTTAATAGCAAGGCCATCTGGGAGAAGATTAAGGACATCGTTATCAAAACCATCATTGC ATCTGAGCCCTACGTGAACAGCCTGGTGAAGATGTACGTGCGGCGGCCGTACTGTTGCCATGAGCTGTTTGGGTTTGATATCATGCTGGATGAAAACCTCAAGCCGTGGATCTTAGAGGTCAACATTTCCCCAAG cctccaCTCCAATTCCCCACTGGACGTGAGCATCAAGGGTCAGATGATCCGGGACCTCCTCAATCTCGCTGGCTTTGTTCTTCCCAGCACGGACAGTGTGGCCTCAGGGCCACAGACAAGAACTAGCACTACTTGCAG TATGGGCAGTGCTTTGAAGGAGGAGCCCAAGCCAACATCTGAGCATTTCATggcagagaagatgaagaaagcCTATTACTTGACACAGAAGATACCTGACCAG gatttttattcttctgtcttGGACATCCTGACCCCAGATGATGTTCGCATCCTGGTGGAGACAGAGGATGAGTATTCCCGACGTGGGCAGTTTGAGCGGGTGTTCCCCACCCACATCTCCATGCGATATTTGCCCTTTTTCGAGCAGCCTCGTTACTTCAACATCCTGGTGACCCAGTGGGAGATCAAATACTACTTGAATAAACACCAAG GTCTGGAGCTACTGAAGAATTGGTGTGTCAAAGGATACCACACTGGGGCAGGGACGGATTTGGCCCAGATG TGGTCATTGCCAAAGTCTTTCTTCccccagaaaagcagcattcaaTGGAATAGCTTCAGCAAACTGGAACTGGGCAGACTGAG AATGGAGTCTCCTTTCTCCTGCAGCACACTCCTCCCTTCAGCTGGTGAGGACCCCACGAGAAGCCTGGAGCCCAGCCCTACTCAGGGCTTACCTCTCAACATGTGCACTGGTGGAGTCAAACAGAAACCTGATGGTAGCCTCTTGGACACCACCCTGGCCATGTGA
- the TTLL4 gene encoding tubulin polyglutamylase TTLL4 isoform X3, with product MSDSLMPRVLWLYMASAGPERADLGPELEKSIGLTSGTLLAGRPQPRQTWHLAQQQVKPIWNSEKKNASAFQSYSLLPSGIPLQQSCLLCVPSLSHAHPSEDALLSPPSAQSCLDPGGIPLLCQRSCPKPQSCGFPFQNPQNTSSAEGSVMASSVMEPSLLPALVEEHSGTGVKGSALSSDQQASSSYRPVLSSNSFLQPSSSKVPFLQSLEIKKAKSTHSAPAASSLHSRKDGDSSHSNLVHRAMKNSDFVLEKTTIPSVRCCEPSSAVLRKDQCSWKDSERRAHSLKEKEQQISLTKAVQQLGRQTATCNGSGHKAESSGLTNVGRLSHCNSRWGQHIIAQLTPKETITPLNLEVGGHRLSSSSSPAGTKGAAVCTKRISARLLASRAGSADHKADSRCVSRLSPPDGDRVARAEPSPLAAIHRVTAQVSTIQLEEEEKQASPALPDKPDSSVTAEQSPLELSHPQDEVEEELPDGLGDSCSEEEDDDEDSDSDASSLTGVSTPGSVALVSRKCVEYLAQPTEAQEKELKPALVCSLFPNVPPTIYFSTRDEAVEKLPWEQRKLLRWKMCTVTPNIVKQTISRSHFRVSKKNNDWLGCWGHHMKSSGFKAIKEHQKLNHFPGSFEIGRKDRLWRNLLKMQARCGKKEFNFFPQSFILPQDIKLLRKAWEEGASSQKWIVKPPASARGIGIQVIHKWSQLPKKRPLLVQRYLNKPYLIGGRKFDLRIYVYVTCYDPLRVYLFKDGLVRFASCKYSSSMKSLSNKFMHLTNYSVNKKNTEYKPNSDETACQGHKWALKALWSYLTQKGVNSKAIWEKIKDIVIKTIIASEPYVNSLVKMYVRRPYCCHELFGFDIMLDENLKPWILEVNISPSLHSNSPLDVSIKGQMIRDLLNLAGFVLPSTDSVASGPQTRTSTTCSMGSALKEEPKPTSEHFMAEKMKKAYYLTQKIPDQDFYSSVLDILTPDDVRILVETEDEYSRRGQFERVFPTHISMRYLPFFEQPRYFNILVTQWEIKYYLNKHQGLELLKNWCVKGYHTGAGTDLAQMWSLPKSFFPQKSSIQWNSFSKLELGRLSTLLPSAGEDPTRSLEPSPTQGLPLNMCTGGVKQKPDGSLLDTTLAM from the exons ATGAGTGATTCGCTCATGCCTCGTGTGCTATGGCTCTACATGGCCTCTGCAGGACCAGAACGCGCTGATCTGGGCCCTGAACTGGAGAAGAGCATCGGGCTCACATCAGGCACCCTTCTGGCAGGGAGACCTCAGCCACGCCAGACCTGGCACCTTGCTCAGCAGCAAGTGAAACCCATCTGGAATTCAGAGAAGAAGAATGCGAGTGCTTTCCAGAGTTATAGCCTCCTGCCCTCAGGGATCCCTCTGCAGCAATCCTGCCTTTTGTGTGTGCCGTCACTAAGCCATGCACACCCCAGTGAAGATGCTCTCCTGAGCCCACCCTCAGCCCAGTCCTGCCTGGACCCGGGTGGgattcctctgctctgccagagGTCCTGCCCCAAACCCCAGTCCTGTGGGTTTCCTTTCCAAAACCCTCAGaacaccagctctgctgagggAAGTGTGATGGCTTCCTCGGTGATGGAGCCCAGCCTGCTGCCTGCACTAGTTGAGGAGCACTCGGGGACTGGAGTGAAAGGCTCTGCCCTTAGCTCAGATCAGCAAGCTTCCAGCTCCTATAGACCAGTGCTCAGTAGCAACTCTTTTCTACAGCCAAGCAGTTCTAAAGTGCCTTTTCTGCAGTCTCTGGAAATCAAGAAGGCGAAAAGCACCCACAGCGCCCCTGCTGCCTCATCTCTCCACTCTAGGAAAGATGGAGACAGCTCCCACAGCAACCTGGTACACAGAGCAATGAAAAACAGTGACTTTGTGTTGGAGAAAACCACAATTCCCTCTGTGAGATGCTGTGAGCCCAGCAGTGCAGTCCTCAGGAAGGACCAGTGCTCATGGAAGGACTCTGAGAGGAGAGCTCACAGtttgaaagagaaagagcagcagatcAGCCTCACAAaggctgtgcagcagctgggaagacAGACTGCCACATGCAATGGCTCTGGACACAAAGCTGAAAGCTCTGGCCTTACAAATGTGGGCAGGCTGTCCCACTGCAACAGCAGGTGGGGGCAGCACATCATAGCACAGCTCACCCCAAAAGAAACCATCACTCCTCTGAACTTGGAGGTGGGTGGCCATCGCCTTAGCAGCAGCTCAAGCCCTGCAGGCACCAAGGGTGCTGCTGTCTGCACTAAGCGTATCAGCGCCCGCCTCCTGGCCTCGCGTGCTGGCTCTGCAGACCACAAGGCTGACAGCCGGTGTGTGAGCAGGCTGAGCCCCCCtgatggggacagggtggcCAGAGCAGAGCCTTCACCCCTTGCTGCTATCCACAGAGTCACAGCTCAGGTGTCCACCATCCAActagaggaagaggagaagcaggCCTCGCCTGCGCTGCCGGATAAGCCTGA TTCTAGTGTCACTGCTGAGCAGTCACCCCTGGAGCTCAGCCATCCCCAGGATGAAGTGGAGGAAGAACTTCCTGATGGCCTGGGTGACAGctgcagtgaggaggaggatgatgatgaggaCA GTGACTCAGATGCTTCCTCTCTGACTGGTGTGTCAACCCCTGGCTCTGTGGCTCTGGTGTCCAG GAAATGTGTCGAGTACCTGGCCCAGCCCACTGAGGCTCAGGAGAAAGAGCTAAAACCAGCTCTTGTCTGCAGTTTATTCCCTAATGTGCCTCCAACCATCTACTTCAGTACTCGGGATGAGGCAG TGGAAAAGCTGCCgtgggagcagaggaagctgctgcGATGGAAAATGTGCACAGTCACACCAAACATAGTGAAGCAAACCATTAGCAGGTCCCACTTCAGAGTCAGCAAAA aaaacaaTGACTGGCTGGGTTGCTGGGGCCACCATATGAAATCTTCTGGCTTCAAAGCCATCAAGGAGCACCAGAAG CTAAACCACTTCCCTGGTTCATTTGAAATCGGGAGAAAGGACCGTCTGTGGCGCAACCTGTTGAAGATGCAGGCTCGGTGTGGAAAGAAGGAGTTTAACTTCTTTCCCCAGTCCTTCATCCTGCCCCAGGACATCAAATTACTCAGGAAAGCATGGGAGGAAGGAGCTAGCAGCCAGAAATGGATTGTGAAACCA cCAGCATCAGCAAGAGGCATTGGTATCCAGGTCATCCACAAATGGAGTCAGCTCCCCAAAAAAAGACCGCTGCTGGTACAGAG GTACTTGAACAAGCCCTACCTCATTGGCGGGAGGAAGTTCGACCTAAGGATCTACGTTTACGTCACTTGCTATGACCCCCTCAGGGTCTACCTGTTCAAGGATGGCTTGGTTCGCTTTGCTAGCTGCAA GTACTCGTCCTCAATGAAGAGCCTCAGCAACAAGTTCATGCACTTGACAAACTACAGTGTGAACAAGAAGAACACAGAGTACAAGCCCAACTCAGATGAGACTGCTTGCCAGGGACACAAATG GGCCCTGAAAGCTCTCTGGAGCTACCTGACCCAGAAAGGAGTTAATAGCAAGGCCATCTGGGAGAAGATTAAGGACATCGTTATCAAAACCATCATTGC ATCTGAGCCCTACGTGAACAGCCTGGTGAAGATGTACGTGCGGCGGCCGTACTGTTGCCATGAGCTGTTTGGGTTTGATATCATGCTGGATGAAAACCTCAAGCCGTGGATCTTAGAGGTCAACATTTCCCCAAG cctccaCTCCAATTCCCCACTGGACGTGAGCATCAAGGGTCAGATGATCCGGGACCTCCTCAATCTCGCTGGCTTTGTTCTTCCCAGCACGGACAGTGTGGCCTCAGGGCCACAGACAAGAACTAGCACTACTTGCAG TATGGGCAGTGCTTTGAAGGAGGAGCCCAAGCCAACATCTGAGCATTTCATggcagagaagatgaagaaagcCTATTACTTGACACAGAAGATACCTGACCAG gatttttattcttctgtcttGGACATCCTGACCCCAGATGATGTTCGCATCCTGGTGGAGACAGAGGATGAGTATTCCCGACGTGGGCAGTTTGAGCGGGTGTTCCCCACCCACATCTCCATGCGATATTTGCCCTTTTTCGAGCAGCCTCGTTACTTCAACATCCTGGTGACCCAGTGGGAGATCAAATACTACTTGAATAAACACCAAG GTCTGGAGCTACTGAAGAATTGGTGTGTCAAAGGATACCACACTGGGGCAGGGACGGATTTGGCCCAGATG TGGTCATTGCCAAAGTCTTTCTTCccccagaaaagcagcattcaaTGGAATAGCTTCAGCAAACTGGAACTGGGCAGACTGAG CACACTCCTCCCTTCAGCTGGTGAGGACCCCACGAGAAGCCTGGAGCCCAGCCCTACTCAGGGCTTACCTCTCAACATGTGCACTGGTGGAGTCAAACAGAAACCTGATGGTAGCCTCTTGGACACCACCCTGGCCATGTGA